In Diabrotica undecimpunctata isolate CICGRU chromosome 4, icDiaUnde3, whole genome shotgun sequence, a single genomic region encodes these proteins:
- the LOC140439805 gene encoding xylosyl- and glucuronyltransferase LARGE2s-like has product MFHVLLKSIFLNRVNPLHFHILSNKISEKILRKLFESWDVSQVNTTFYEMSNYTSEIRWIPNSHYSGIHGLLKLLFPKIIPLTVTDRIIILDTDMTVVSDIYELWNMFRKFNKKQAIGMVENQSDYYLGINTWPAIGRGFNSGVILYNLLLLKKLNWSKLWSDLAKRDARIYGSTRLADQDIINAIVKEHPEIIFEVPCVWNTQLSDKTLSESCYKNHKVKIVHWNSPKKYNVENKDGEYFRSLATGFQEYNGNLLRKKLQLCNNVPLPIPLNDSDDVCSDFQSLANKHWRTILYFREYKHIVVENDITFVAQLSYDRLQTIEDLVKAWQGPMSLTLYVSDSELMKSINFITNSDVLKDRWNVAYHAVFKDGDFYPINILRNIGLANVQSPFVFLADIDFLPSKDLYESLIKHITVNSPLKKKALIVPAFEIQKYVNQIPSEKSELLLRINDKSITPFLSNIWAPGHSPTMYNIWKNSTKPYKVKWEVDYEPYIIVRNDVVQYDEKFVGFGWNKVSHIMELEAQSYEFIVLPDVFIIHKPHTPSFDLGRFRTSSVYRLCLRLLKEEFIQRLNKQYNRNFSYFNTSAMLPEIRRRKRHNLSLDFISTTVETNTDYPNATE; this is encoded by the exons ATGTTTCATGTTCTACTTAAATCTATATTCCTTAACAGAGTCAATCCACTACATTTTCATATTCTATCAAATaaaatttcagaaaaaatattgagaaaattGTTTGAAAGTTGGGATGTATCACAAG TGAACACAACATTTTACGAGATGAGTAACTATACATCTGAAATTAGATGGATACCAAATAGCCACTATTCAGGCATACATGGATTATTGAAACTATTATTTCCAAAAATAATTCCCCTAACAGTTACTGACAGAATTATAATTTTGGATACTGACATGACTGTTGTTAGTGACATCTATGAACTTTGGAATATGTTTAGGAAGTTCAACAAGAAACAA GCAATAGGAATGGTTGAAAACCAAAGTGATTATTACTTAGGAATCAATACATGGCCAGCTATTGGCAGAGG TTTTAACTCAGGTGTGATTCTCTATAACCTTCTGCTTTTAAAGAAGCTTAACTGGTCCAAGCTCTGGTCGGACCTTGCTAAAAGGGATGCTCGTATATATGGATCAACTCGATTAGCAGATCAAGATATTATAAATGCTATCGTTAAAGAGCACCCAGAAATTATTTTTGAAGTGCCTTGTGTATGGAATACTCAACTAAGTGATAAAACGTTAAGTGAGAGCTGTTACAAAAATCATAAAGTGAAA ATTGTTCACTGGAACTCACCGAAAAAGTACAATGTTGAAAATAAAGACGGGGAATACTTTAGAAGTTTAGCTACTGGATTCCAAGAATATAACGGAAATTTGTTGAGGAAAAAATTGCAGTTATGTAATAATGTGCCATTACCAATTCCTTTGAATGACTCTGACGATGTTTGTTCAGATTTTCAAAGCCTAGCGAATAAGCATTGGAGAACGATATTGTATTTTAGGGAGTATAAGCATATTGTTGTGGAAAACGATATTACATTTGTTGCTCAGTTATCATATGACAGGTTACAAACTATTGAAGATTTAGTCAAAGCTTGGCAGG GCCCCATGAGCTTAACGTTATACGTATCTGATTCCGAGTTAATGAAAAGCATCAACTTCATAACAAATTCGGATGTACTGAAAGATAGATGGAATGTTGCTTATCATGCAGTATTCAAAGATGGG GATTTCTATCCCATCAATATATTAAGAAACATCGGCTTAGCGAACGTACAAAGTCCTTTTGTATTTCTAGCCGATATAGATTTCCTTCCATCTAAAGATTTGTATGAATCTTTAATTAAACATATTACAGTAAACAGTCCATTAAAGAAAAAG GCATTAATAGTACCTGCTTTTGAAATTCAGAAATATGTTAATCAGATACCATCAGAAAAAAGTGAACTTTTGCTAAGAATAAACGACAAATCGATCACTCCATTTTTGTCCAATATTTGGGCTCCAGGTCATTCTCCAACGATGTATAATATTTGGAAGAATAGTACCAAACCATACAAG GTAAAATGGGAAGTCGACTACGAACCCTATATTATAGTTAGAAATGACGTGGTGCAATACGATGAAAAGTTTGTAGGCTTCGGGTGGAACAAAGTCTCACATATAATGGAACTAGAAGCTCAAAGTTATGAATTTATAGTATTACCAGATGTATTTATTATTCATAAACCGCACACTCCCAGTTTCGATTTAGGAAGGTTTAGGACGTCTTCTGTATACAGGCT gtgTCTTCGGCTTTTAAAGGAGGAGTTCATCCAAAGACTCAACAAACAATACAACAGAAATTTCTCATACTTCAATACTTCTGCAATGCTACCGGAGATCAGAAGAAGGAAAAGACATAACCTGTCTTTGGATTTCATTTCGACCACTGTGGAAACAAATACAGACTATCCCAATGCCACAGAGTAA